One window of Streptomyces sp. SUK 48 genomic DNA carries:
- a CDS encoding rhomboid-like protein, producing the protein MERIAPKTVGADLLDGVPRQRTVLPAPPPARRPAVPRARPRLSRPTPLLLPTPAGTPFTFGYAALLAVTSLIAAQAPPALVYALYQGSSTDVAHLMRSPVVVLLASALWIAGGLVSPYALAFVLVLTALERRIGGARAACVFLAGHVLATLATEVPVGLAVLAGHLPETSLHRLDYGISFGVAASTGALAGLLRPWLRWPLLAGTAYLLLADLLAYTDPMTNWGHLIALTIGVSTWPVVRRWAALKTPSHLRLQGDR; encoded by the coding sequence GTGGAACGGATCGCGCCGAAGACCGTGGGCGCGGACCTGCTGGACGGTGTGCCCCGCCAGCGGACCGTGCTGCCCGCGCCGCCGCCCGCCCGCCGCCCCGCGGTGCCGCGGGCGCGCCCCCGGCTGTCGCGGCCGACGCCGCTGTTGCTGCCGACGCCCGCCGGGACGCCGTTCACCTTCGGCTACGCGGCCCTGCTGGCCGTCACCTCCCTGATCGCGGCCCAGGCGCCCCCCGCCCTGGTGTACGCCCTCTACCAGGGCTCCAGTACGGACGTGGCGCACCTGATGCGCTCGCCCGTCGTGGTGCTGCTGGCCAGCGCGCTGTGGATCGCGGGCGGGCTGGTCTCGCCGTACGCGCTCGCGTTCGTCCTCGTGCTCACCGCGCTGGAGCGCCGGATAGGGGGTGCGCGGGCCGCCTGCGTCTTCCTCGCGGGCCATGTGCTGGCCACCCTGGCGACGGAGGTCCCGGTGGGCCTCGCGGTCCTCGCGGGGCATCTCCCGGAGACCTCCCTGCACCGCCTGGACTACGGCATCAGCTTCGGCGTCGCCGCGAGCACCGGCGCCCTGGCCGGCCTCCTGCGCCCCTGGCTGCGCTGGCCCCTCCTCGCCGGCACGGCCTACCTCCTGCTGGCCGATCTGCTCGCCTATACGGACCCCATGACGAACTGGGGCCACCTGATCGCGCTGACGATCGGCGTCTCGACATGGCCCGTCGTCCGCCGCTGGGCCGCCCTCAAAACCCCCTCCCACCTGCGCCTACAGGGTGATCGCTGA
- a CDS encoding spermidine synthase, translating to MAAPDDSPVVLDRREGPYGEVVLRRHGALLQIIANGCFLMDTSDGRSERLLIDAAHDALDGRPAPAVLIGGLGVGFSLAHASDDPRWGRITVVEREPAVVDWHHGGPLAGLTRAARADPRTRIVRDDLVRYVNETSDTFDALCLDIDNGPGWTVTGDNEGLYSPAGLAACARVLRPGGVLAVWSARPSPEFEGTLRNAGFRRVRTEEVPVARGVPDAVHLGIRPG from the coding sequence ATGGCTGCCCCAGACGACTCCCCCGTGGTGCTGGACCGGCGCGAGGGGCCGTACGGCGAGGTGGTGCTGCGCAGGCACGGCGCGCTGCTCCAGATCATCGCCAACGGCTGCTTCCTCATGGACACTTCGGACGGCCGCTCGGAGCGGCTGCTGATCGACGCGGCGCACGACGCCCTCGACGGGCGCCCGGCGCCGGCCGTGCTGATCGGCGGCCTGGGCGTCGGGTTCTCACTCGCACACGCGTCCGATGATCCCCGCTGGGGACGGATCACGGTCGTGGAGCGGGAGCCCGCCGTCGTGGACTGGCATCACGGGGGCCCGCTGGCCGGACTGACCCGCGCCGCACGGGCCGATCCGCGCACCAGGATCGTCCGGGACGACCTCGTCCGTTACGTCAATGAGACATCGGACACGTTCGACGCCCTGTGCCTCGACATCGACAACGGCCCCGGGTGGACGGTCACCGGGGACAACGAGGGCCTGTACTCGCCGGCCGGACTGGCCGCCTGCGCACGGGTGTTGAGACCGGGCGGGGTGCTTGCCGTATGGTCGGCGCGGCCGTCTCCGGAATTTGAAGGAACCTTGCGGAATGCCGGGTTCCGACGGGTGCGTACCGAAGAGGTGCCCGTTGCCCGGGGAGTTCCGGACGCCGTGCACCTCGGCATCCGCCCTGGATAG
- a CDS encoding response regulator transcription factor — protein MEQTHTSQSGAAATTTTPGAQRRVLVVEDDTTIVDAIAARLRAEGFLVQTAADGPAAVDTAEAWQPDLLILDIMLPGFDGLEVCRRVQAQRPVPVLMLTARDDETDMLVGLGVGADDYMTKPFSMRELAARVHVLLRRVERATIAASTPRSGILRLGELEIDHAQRRVRVKSEDVHLTPTEFDLLVCLANTPRAVLSREQLLAEVWDWADASGTRTVDSHIKALRRKIGAERIRTVHGVGYALETPNP, from the coding sequence ATGGAGCAGACACACACCTCCCAGAGCGGCGCGGCGGCGACGACCACCACTCCGGGCGCCCAGCGCCGGGTACTGGTCGTCGAGGACGACACCACGATCGTCGACGCCATCGCGGCCCGGCTCCGCGCCGAGGGCTTCCTCGTGCAGACCGCGGCCGACGGACCGGCCGCCGTGGACACGGCCGAGGCGTGGCAGCCCGACCTGCTGATCCTCGACATCATGCTGCCCGGCTTCGACGGCCTGGAGGTCTGCCGGCGCGTGCAGGCCCAGCGTCCGGTGCCGGTGCTGATGCTCACCGCGCGGGACGACGAGACGGACATGCTGGTCGGGCTCGGCGTCGGCGCCGACGACTACATGACCAAGCCGTTCTCCATGCGCGAGCTGGCCGCACGGGTGCATGTGTTGCTGCGCCGGGTGGAGCGGGCCACCATCGCCGCCTCCACGCCCCGCTCGGGCATCCTGCGCCTCGGCGAACTGGAGATCGACCACGCGCAGCGCCGGGTGCGGGTGAAGTCCGAGGACGTCCACCTGACGCCCACCGAGTTCGACCTGCTGGTCTGCCTGGCCAACACCCCGCGCGCGGTGCTCTCCCGGGAGCAGCTGCTGGCCGAGGTCTGGGACTGGGCGGACGCCTCCGGCACCCGCACCGTCGACAGCCACATCAAGGCGCTGCGCCGCAAGATCGGCGCCGAGCGCATCCGCACCGTGCACGGTGTGGGCTACGCGCTGGAGACGCCGAACCCGTGA
- a CDS encoding ATP-binding protein → MSVSGRQAARRSSGVRTEDPWGGVRPFSIKTKLTALVVIAVLITTGLSIVAVHTKTELRFITVFSMIATLLITQFVAHSLTMPLDEMNTVARAISQGDYTRRVRESRRDELGDLAQTINVMADELEAQDRQRKELVANVSHELRTPIAGLRAVLENIVDGVTEADPETMRTALKQTERLGRLVETLLDLSRLDNGVVPLKLRRFEVWPYLSGVLKEANMVASARAGMATGSGSHTRTDVHLHLDVSPPELTAHADPERIHQVVANLIDNAVKHSPPHGRVTVKARRGPQPQSLELEVLDEGPGIPRSEWHRVFERFNRGAVTRPHGPGSDGGTGLGLAIARWAVDLHGGRIGVAESERGCRIIVTLPGANSASS, encoded by the coding sequence GTGAGCGTGAGCGGGCGCCAGGCCGCACGGAGGAGCTCCGGGGTCCGCACGGAGGACCCCTGGGGCGGCGTACGCCCCTTCTCGATCAAGACCAAGCTGACCGCGCTGGTGGTCATCGCGGTACTGATCACCACCGGTCTGTCGATCGTCGCGGTGCACACCAAGACGGAGCTGCGCTTCATCACGGTGTTCTCGATGATCGCCACCCTGCTGATCACCCAGTTCGTGGCGCACTCGCTCACCATGCCGCTGGACGAGATGAACACGGTCGCCCGTGCCATCTCGCAGGGCGACTACACCCGCCGGGTGCGCGAGAGCAGACGCGACGAACTGGGCGACCTGGCGCAGACGATCAACGTCATGGCCGACGAGCTGGAGGCCCAGGACCGCCAGCGCAAGGAACTGGTCGCGAACGTCTCCCATGAGCTGCGCACCCCGATCGCGGGCCTGCGCGCCGTGCTGGAGAACATCGTCGACGGGGTCACCGAGGCCGATCCGGAGACCATGCGGACGGCCCTGAAGCAGACCGAGCGGCTCGGCCGCCTGGTGGAGACCCTGCTGGACCTGTCCCGGCTCGACAACGGCGTCGTACCGCTGAAGCTGCGGCGCTTCGAGGTGTGGCCGTACCTGTCGGGCGTGCTGAAGGAGGCCAACATGGTCGCCTCGGCGCGCGCGGGCATGGCCACCGGCTCGGGCAGCCACACCCGTACCGACGTCCATCTGCACCTGGACGTCTCCCCGCCGGAGCTGACCGCGCACGCGGACCCCGAGCGCATCCACCAGGTCGTCGCCAACCTGATCGACAACGCGGTCAAGCACAGCCCGCCGCACGGCCGGGTGACCGTGAAGGCGCGGCGCGGGCCCCAGCCGCAGTCGCTGGAGCTGGAGGTCCTGGACGAGGGTCCGGGCATCCCGCGCTCGGAGTGGCACCGGGTCTTCGAGCGGTTCAACCGGGGGGCCGTGACCCGGCCGCACGGCCCGGGCAGCGACGGCGGCACGGGCCTCGGGCTGGCGATCGCCCGCTGGGCGGTGGATCTGCACGGCGGCCGGATCGGGGTGGCCGAATCGGAGCGGGGCTGCCGGATCATCGTCACTCTTCCGGGAGCGAACTCCGCTTCAAGTTGA
- a CDS encoding multifunctional oxoglutarate decarboxylase/oxoglutarate dehydrogenase thiamine pyrophosphate-binding subunit/dihydrolipoyllysine-residue succinyltransferase subunit, giving the protein MSPQSPSNSSISTDDQATGKNPAAAFGANEWLVDEIYQQYLQDPNSVDRAWWDFFADYKPGAPATPAPAGTAAAGVAATPAPAPQAAPAPAAPAAPKPAAAPAPAAAAPAAAPAAKTAPSPAKPAQPAQAPAQPKAQAAPAAEAPAGPEQITLRGPAAAVAKNMDASLEMPTATSVRAVPVKLLFDNRIVINNHLKRARGGKISFTHLIGYAMVQAIKAMPAMNHSFTVKDGKPTLVKPAHVNLGLAIDLVKPNGDRQLVVAAIKKAETLNFFEFWQAYEDIVRRAREGKLTMDDFTGVTVSLTNPGGLGTVHSVPRLMPGQAVIMGVGSMDYPAEFQGTSQDTLNKLGVSKVMTLTSTYDHRVIQGAASGEFLRQVSNLLLGENKFYDDIFEALRIPYEPVRWLKDIDASHDDDVTKAARVFELIHSYRVRGHVMADTDPLEYRQRKHPDLDIVEHGLTLWDLEREFAVGGFAGKSMMKLRDILGVLRDSYCRTTGIEFMHIQDPKQRKWIQDRVERGHAKPEREEQLRILRRLNAAEAFETFLQTKYVGQKRFSLEGGESVIPLLDAVIDSAAESRLDEVVIGMAHRGRLNVLANIVGKSYAQIFREFEGNLDPKSMHGSGDVKYHLGANGTFTGLDGEQIKVSLVANPSHLEAVDPILEGVARAKQDIINKGGTDFTVLPVAIHGDAAFAGQGVVAETLNMSQLRGYRTGGTVHIVINNQVGFTAAPESSRSSMYATDVARMIEAPIFHVNGDDPEAVVRVARLAFEFRQAFNKDVVIDLICYRRRGHNESDNPAFTQPLMYDLIDKKRSVRKLYTESLIGRGDITLEEAEQALQDYQGQLEKVFTEVREATAQPAAGAAQEAQDGFPAAVPTAISAEVVKRIAESQVNIPDHITVHPRLLPQLQRRAAMVEDGTIDWGMGETLAIGSLLLDGTPVRLAGQDSQRGTFGQRHAVLIDRETGEEYTPLQYLAEEQARLNVYNSLLSEYAAMGFEYGYSLARPDALVMWEAQFGDFVNGAQTVVDEFISSAEQKWGQTSGVVLLLPHGYEGQGPDHSSARPERFLQLCAQNNMTVAMPTSPSNYFHLLRWQVHNPAHKPLVVFTPKSMLRLKAAASKAEEFTTGGFQPVIGDATAEAAAVRKVVFCTGKVYYDLEAERKKRGATDTAIIRIERLYPLPGAELQAEVNKYPNAEKYLWVQEEPANQGAWPFIALNLIDHLDLAVGADIPAGERLRRISRPHSSSPAVGSAKRHQAEQEQLVREVFEA; this is encoded by the coding sequence GTGTCGCCACAGTCCCCCAGTAACTCGAGCATCTCCACCGACGACCAAGCCACCGGGAAGAACCCCGCGGCCGCGTTCGGCGCGAACGAGTGGCTCGTCGACGAGATCTATCAGCAGTACCTCCAGGACCCGAATTCGGTAGACCGTGCCTGGTGGGACTTCTTCGCCGATTACAAGCCGGGTGCGCCTGCCACGCCCGCGCCGGCGGGTACTGCGGCCGCGGGGGTCGCAGCGACCCCCGCCCCGGCGCCCCAGGCCGCTCCGGCGCCCGCGGCTCCGGCGGCCCCGAAGCCCGCCGCCGCCCCGGCGCCCGCGGCTGCGGCTCCCGCCGCGGCTCCCGCGGCGAAGACGGCCCCCTCCCCGGCCAAGCCGGCGCAACCCGCACAGGCGCCCGCTCAGCCCAAGGCGCAGGCCGCTCCCGCCGCCGAGGCCCCCGCCGGCCCCGAGCAGATCACGCTGCGCGGTCCCGCCGCCGCGGTCGCGAAGAACATGGACGCCTCGCTGGAGATGCCGACCGCCACCTCGGTCCGCGCCGTCCCGGTGAAGCTGCTGTTCGACAACCGCATCGTCATCAACAACCACCTCAAGCGCGCCCGCGGCGGGAAGATCTCCTTCACGCACCTCATCGGGTACGCGATGGTGCAGGCCATCAAGGCCATGCCGGCGATGAACCACTCGTTCACCGTCAAGGACGGCAAGCCGACCCTGGTCAAGCCGGCCCACGTCAACCTCGGTCTCGCCATCGACCTGGTCAAGCCCAACGGCGACCGCCAGCTCGTCGTCGCGGCGATCAAGAAGGCCGAGACGCTGAACTTCTTCGAGTTCTGGCAGGCGTACGAGGACATCGTCCGGCGCGCCCGCGAGGGCAAGCTGACCATGGACGACTTCACCGGTGTCACGGTCTCCCTGACCAACCCCGGCGGCCTGGGCACCGTGCACTCCGTGCCGCGGCTGATGCCCGGCCAGGCCGTGATCATGGGCGTCGGCTCCATGGACTACCCGGCCGAGTTCCAGGGCACCAGCCAGGACACCCTGAACAAGCTCGGTGTCTCCAAGGTCATGACCCTCACGTCGACCTACGACCACCGGGTCATCCAGGGCGCCGCCTCCGGCGAGTTCCTGCGCCAGGTCTCCAACCTGCTGCTCGGCGAGAACAAGTTCTACGACGACATCTTCGAGGCGCTGCGCATCCCCTACGAGCCGGTCCGCTGGCTCAAGGACATCGACGCGTCCCACGACGACGACGTCACCAAGGCCGCGCGCGTCTTCGAGCTGATCCACTCCTACCGGGTCCGCGGCCACGTCATGGCCGACACCGACCCGCTGGAGTACCGCCAGCGCAAGCACCCCGACCTGGACATCGTCGAGCACGGCCTCACCCTGTGGGACCTGGAGCGCGAGTTCGCCGTCGGCGGTTTCGCCGGCAAGTCGATGATGAAGCTGCGCGACATCCTCGGGGTGCTCCGCGACTCGTACTGCCGCACCACCGGCATCGAGTTCATGCACATCCAGGACCCCAAGCAGCGCAAGTGGATCCAGGACCGGGTGGAGCGCGGCCACGCCAAGCCGGAGCGCGAGGAGCAGCTGCGCATCCTGCGCCGGCTGAACGCCGCCGAGGCGTTCGAGACCTTCCTGCAGACCAAGTACGTCGGCCAGAAGCGCTTCTCCCTGGAGGGCGGCGAGTCCGTCATCCCGCTGCTGGACGCGGTCATCGACTCCGCCGCCGAGTCCCGCCTGGACGAGGTCGTCATCGGCATGGCCCACCGCGGCCGGCTGAACGTGCTCGCCAACATCGTCGGCAAGTCGTACGCGCAGATCTTCCGCGAGTTCGAGGGCAACCTCGACCCGAAGTCGATGCACGGCTCCGGCGACGTGAAGTACCACCTGGGCGCCAACGGCACCTTCACCGGCCTGGACGGCGAGCAGATCAAGGTCTCGCTGGTCGCCAACCCCTCCCACCTGGAGGCGGTCGACCCGATCCTGGAGGGCGTCGCCCGCGCCAAGCAGGACATCATCAACAAGGGCGGCACGGACTTCACCGTCCTGCCGGTGGCGATCCACGGCGACGCGGCCTTCGCGGGCCAGGGCGTGGTGGCCGAGACCCTGAACATGTCGCAGCTGCGCGGCTACCGCACCGGCGGCACCGTGCACATCGTCATCAACAACCAGGTCGGCTTCACCGCGGCCCCCGAGTCCTCGCGTTCCTCCATGTACGCGACGGACGTGGCCCGCATGATCGAGGCCCCGATCTTCCACGTGAACGGCGACGACCCCGAGGCCGTCGTCCGGGTCGCCCGGCTGGCCTTCGAGTTCCGCCAGGCGTTCAACAAGGACGTGGTGATCGACCTCATCTGCTACCGCCGCCGCGGTCACAACGAGTCGGACAACCCGGCCTTCACCCAGCCGCTGATGTACGACCTGATCGACAAGAAGCGCTCGGTGCGCAAGCTCTACACCGAGTCCCTGATCGGTCGCGGCGACATCACCCTGGAAGAGGCCGAGCAGGCCCTCCAGGACTACCAGGGCCAGCTGGAGAAGGTCTTCACCGAGGTCCGCGAGGCCACCGCGCAGCCGGCCGCCGGTGCCGCCCAGGAGGCCCAGGACGGCTTCCCGGCCGCGGTCCCGACCGCCATCTCCGCCGAGGTCGTCAAGCGGATCGCCGAGTCCCAGGTCAACATCCCCGACCACATCACGGTGCACCCGCGGCTGCTGCCGCAGCTCCAGCGCCGTGCGGCGATGGTCGAGGACGGCACCATCGACTGGGGCATGGGCGAGACCCTGGCCATCGGCTCCCTGCTGCTCGACGGCACCCCGGTCCGCCTCGCGGGCCAGGACTCCCAGCGCGGCACCTTCGGCCAGCGCCACGCGGTGCTGATCGACCGGGAGACCGGCGAGGAGTACACCCCGCTCCAGTACCTCGCCGAGGAGCAGGCGCGGCTGAACGTCTACAACTCGCTGCTGTCCGAGTACGCGGCCATGGGCTTCGAGTACGGCTACTCGCTCGCGCGTCCCGACGCGCTGGTGATGTGGGAGGCCCAGTTCGGCGACTTCGTCAACGGCGCGCAGACGGTCGTCGACGAGTTCATCTCCTCGGCCGAGCAGAAGTGGGGCCAGACCTCCGGCGTCGTCCTGCTGCTGCCGCACGGCTACGAGGGCCAGGGCCCGGACCACTCGTCCGCGCGCCCGGAGCGGTTCCTCCAGCTGTGCGCCCAGAACAACATGACGGTGGCCATGCCCACCTCGCCGTCGAACTACTTCCACCTGCTGCGGTGGCAGGTGCACAACCCGGCCCACAAGCCGCTGGTCGTCTTCACCCCGAAGTCGATGCTGCGTCTGAAGGCCGCCGCCTCCAAGGCGGAGGAGTTCACGACGGGCGGCTTCCAGCCGGTCATCGGCGACGCCACCGCCGAGGCGGCCGCGGTCCGCAAGGTCGTCTTCTGCACCGGCAAGGTCTACTACGACCTGGAGGCCGAGCGTAAGAAGCGCGGCGCCACCGATACGGCGATCATCCGCATCGAGCGCCTGTACCCGCTGCCGGGTGCCGAGCTCCAGGCGGAGGTCAACAAGTACCCGAACGCCGAGAAGTACCTGTGGGTCCAGGAGGAGCCGGCGAACCAGGGTGCCTGGCCGTTCATCGCGCTCAACCTGATCGACCACCTCGACCTGGCGGTCGGCGCGGACATCCCGGCCGGCGAGCGGCTGCGGCGCATCTCGCGCCCGCACTCCTCGTCCCCGGCGGTGGGCTCCGCCAAGCGTCACCAGGCCGAGCAGGAGCAGCTGGTGCGTGAGGTGTTCGAGGCGTAA
- a CDS encoding DUF6104 family protein translates to MYFTDRGIEELEKRRGEEEVTFEWLAEQLRTFVDLNPDFEVPVERLATWLARLDDDEDDE, encoded by the coding sequence ATGTACTTCACCGACCGCGGCATCGAGGAGCTGGAGAAGCGGCGCGGCGAGGAGGAGGTCACCTTCGAGTGGCTCGCCGAGCAGCTGCGCACCTTCGTGGACCTCAACCCCGACTTCGAGGTGCCCGTGGAGCGCCTGGCCACCTGGCTCGCCCGCCTCGACGACGACGAGGACGACGAGTAG
- a CDS encoding DUF4097 family beta strand repeat-containing protein: MSEWSVAEPQKLTFDTPVSTLQVRIVNGTVNVVGAEEGPARLEVSDIEGPPLLVTHENGTLTVGYEDLTWQGFTKLLDRSSWRRNAVVSLTVPADARVEVGTVGAGAVVSGIRGPAVVRGVTGDTALVGLSGPVQANTVSGNLEAQAVTGELRFSSVSGDLTVVEGSGPTVRADSVSGSMIVDLDPEGPTDVHLTSVSGEIAIRLPHPADAEVEANTASGRISNAFEGLRVHGQWGAHKITGRLGAGTGRLRATTVSGAIALLRRPDRATDGTTVDPSDGPTDGPTDKKVL; this comes from the coding sequence ATGTCCGAGTGGTCCGTCGCCGAGCCACAGAAGCTGACGTTCGACACCCCGGTGAGCACCCTCCAGGTGCGCATCGTGAACGGCACGGTGAATGTGGTGGGGGCCGAGGAGGGCCCCGCCCGCCTGGAGGTCTCGGACATCGAGGGCCCGCCCCTGCTGGTGACGCACGAGAACGGCACCCTGACGGTGGGGTACGAGGACCTGACCTGGCAGGGCTTCACCAAGCTCCTGGACCGCAGCAGCTGGCGCCGCAACGCGGTCGTCTCGCTGACGGTCCCGGCGGACGCCCGGGTCGAGGTGGGCACGGTCGGGGCCGGCGCGGTGGTCTCCGGCATCCGGGGCCCGGCGGTGGTCCGGGGCGTCACCGGTGACACCGCCCTGGTCGGCCTCTCCGGACCGGTCCAGGCGAACACCGTGTCCGGGAACCTGGAGGCGCAGGCCGTCACCGGCGAGCTGCGCTTCTCCTCCGTCTCCGGCGACCTGACCGTGGTCGAGGGCTCGGGCCCCACCGTGCGGGCCGACTCGGTCAGCGGCTCGATGATCGTGGACCTGGACCCGGAGGGCCCGACGGACGTCCACCTCACCAGCGTCTCGGGCGAGATCGCCATCCGGCTGCCGCATCCGGCGGACGCGGAGGTGGAGGCGAACACGGCGAGCGGCCGGATCTCCAACGCCTTCGAGGGACTGCGGGTGCACGGCCAGTGGGGCGCCCACAAGATCACCGGCCGGCTGGGCGCGGGCACGGGACGGCTCCGGGCCACCACGGTCTCCGGCGCGATCGCCCTGCTCCGGCGCCCCGACCGGGCGACCGACGGCACGACCGTCGACCCGAGCGACGGCCCGACCGACGGCCCGACCGACAAGAAGGTGCTCTGA
- a CDS encoding PadR family transcriptional regulator, whose protein sequence is MPPVFAHGRLRLYLLKLLDEAPRHGYEVIRLLEERFQGLYAPSAGTVYPRLAKLEAEGLVTHTTEGGRKVYAITDAGRAELADRSGELADLELEIRESVAELAAEIKADVRGAAGDLRREMRAAASEARGGGEAAGEPDDKDAWRAAKEEMRRVRQEWKEQARRAKDESRRAREEAQRARHQAQEAQARARAQAQEEMQRVARRVQDHFARGNWPAGVREGLTELARELGDLSKDWTSPRPAPAPAPSPAHTTTDFPAEYVPAWAHEPPTDDPARDLDRLLDRFRDDIRDLSRDHGVTPDQLRTAREQLSRTAAEITSVLRPPKG, encoded by the coding sequence ATGCCCCCCGTCTTCGCTCACGGGCGCCTGCGCCTGTACCTGCTCAAGCTGCTGGACGAAGCCCCGCGCCATGGCTACGAGGTGATCCGCCTCCTGGAGGAGCGCTTCCAGGGGCTGTACGCGCCCTCGGCGGGCACCGTCTACCCCCGGCTGGCCAAGCTGGAGGCCGAGGGCCTGGTCACCCACACCACCGAGGGCGGCCGCAAGGTGTACGCCATCACGGACGCGGGCCGCGCCGAACTGGCCGACCGCAGTGGCGAGTTGGCCGACTTGGAATTGGAGATCCGCGAGTCGGTGGCGGAACTCGCGGCCGAGATCAAGGCCGATGTGCGGGGCGCGGCCGGCGATCTGCGCCGTGAGATGCGGGCGGCCGCGTCGGAGGCCCGCGGGGGTGGCGAAGCCGCCGGGGAGCCCGACGACAAGGACGCCTGGCGCGCCGCCAAGGAGGAGATGCGCCGGGTCCGGCAGGAGTGGAAGGAGCAGGCCCGCCGCGCCAAGGACGAGAGCCGCCGGGCCCGCGAGGAGGCCCAGCGCGCCCGCCATCAGGCCCAGGAGGCCCAGGCCCGGGCCCGCGCCCAGGCGCAGGAGGAGATGCAGCGGGTCGCCCGCCGCGTCCAGGACCACTTCGCGCGCGGCAACTGGCCCGCGGGCGTCCGCGAGGGCCTGACCGAACTGGCCCGGGAACTGGGCGACCTGAGCAAGGACTGGACCAGCCCCCGGCCGGCCCCGGCCCCGGCTCCCTCACCGGCCCACACCACGACGGACTTCCCCGCCGAGTACGTCCCCGCCTGGGCCCACGAGCCGCCCACCGACGACCCCGCCCGCGACCTCGATCGCCTGCTGGACCGCTTCCGCGACGACATCCGTGATCTGTCCCGCGACCACGGCGTGACCCCGGACCAGTTGCGGACGGCCCGGGAGCAGCTGTCGCGCACCGCGGCGGAGATCACCTCGGTCCTGCGCCCGCCGAAGGGATAA
- a CDS encoding zinc-binding dehydrogenase: MFAVYAARIDRDQPLSGLELGERPAPEARPGWSTIDVRAASLNHHDLWSLRGVGLPEDRLPMILGCDAAGVDADGNEVVLHSVIGQTGHGVGPKEPRSILTERYQGTFAEQVAVPTFNVLPKPKELSFAEAACLPTAWLTAYRMLFTNAGVRPGDSVLVQGAGGGVATAAIVLGRAAGLKMFATSRDEAKRKRALELGAVEAVESGARLPQRVDAVIETVGAATWSHSVKSLRPGGTLVISGATSGDRPSHAELTRIFFLELKVVGSTMGTKDELEDLLSFCATTGVRPVIDEVLPMDRAREGFERIESGDQFGKIVLTTS, translated from the coding sequence ATGTTCGCCGTCTACGCCGCCCGAATCGACCGCGACCAGCCGCTCTCCGGCCTCGAGTTGGGGGAGCGTCCGGCTCCCGAGGCCCGCCCCGGCTGGAGCACCATCGACGTGCGCGCCGCCTCCCTCAACCACCATGACCTCTGGTCCCTGCGGGGCGTCGGCCTCCCGGAGGACCGGCTGCCGATGATCCTCGGCTGCGACGCCGCCGGGGTCGACGCGGACGGCAACGAGGTCGTCCTGCACTCCGTCATCGGCCAGACCGGCCACGGCGTCGGCCCGAAGGAGCCCCGCTCCATCCTGACCGAGCGCTACCAGGGCACCTTCGCCGAACAGGTCGCCGTACCGACCTTCAATGTGCTGCCCAAGCCGAAGGAGCTGTCCTTCGCCGAGGCCGCCTGTCTGCCCACCGCGTGGCTGACGGCGTACCGGATGCTGTTCACCAACGCCGGGGTACGGCCCGGGGACTCGGTCCTGGTGCAGGGCGCGGGCGGCGGGGTCGCCACGGCCGCGATCGTGCTCGGCAGGGCGGCGGGCCTGAAGATGTTCGCCACCAGCCGGGACGAGGCCAAGCGGAAGCGGGCCCTGGAACTGGGCGCCGTGGAGGCCGTGGAGAGCGGGGCGCGGCTGCCGCAGCGGGTGGACGCGGTCATCGAGACCGTGGGCGCCGCGACCTGGTCCCACTCGGTGAAGTCGCTGCGTCCCGGCGGGACGCTCGTCATCTCCGGCGCCACCAGCGGCGACCGGCCCTCGCATGCCGAGCTGACCCGGATCTTCTTCCTCGAACTGAAGGTCGTCGGCTCCACCATGGGCACCAAGGACGAGCTGGAGGACCTGCTCTCCTTCTGCGCCACGACCGGCGTACGGCCCGTCATCGACGAGGTGCTCCCGATGGACCGCGCCCGGGAGGGCTTCGAACGGATCGAGTCCGGCGACCAGTTCGGGAAGATCGTACTGACGACGTCCTGA